The following proteins are co-located in the Fusarium verticillioides 7600 chromosome 7, whole genome shotgun sequence genome:
- a CDS encoding cell division control protein 42, which translates to MRCFAPLCLLYLYTEIVLRQGTLSMPAHLLCMPVTLSAIRTIILEANPVYPFSRCVVVGDGAVGKTCLLISYTTNKFPSEYVPTVFDNYAVTVMIGDEPYTLGLFDTAGQEDYDRLRPLSYPQTDVFLVCFSVTSPASFENVREKWFPEVRHHCPGVPCLIVGTQVDLRDDPSVREKLSKQKMQPVRREDGERMAKDLGAVKYVECSALTQYKLKDVFDEAIVAALEPPAPKKKSHKCLVL; encoded by the exons ATGCGATGCTTTGCTCCCCTTTGCTTGCTTTATCTCTATACCGAGATTGTCCTACGGCAAGGCACCCTAAGCATGCCTGCGCATCTACTCTGCATGCCCGTTACCCTGTCCGCCATTCGCACAATCATTCTTGAGGCTAATCCGGTTTACCCCTTTTCTAGGTGCGTCGTCGTCGGTGACGGTGCTGTTGGAAAGACctgtcttctcatcagctacACAACAAACAAGTTTCCATCCGAATATGTCCCTACAGTCTTCGACAACTACGCAGTTACGGTTAT GATAGGAGATGAGCCGTACACTCTCGGGTTGTTCGATACcgctggtcaagaagattaTGACAGGCTGCGACCTCTTTCATATCCTCAGACCGATGTCTTCCTCGTCTGCTTTTCCGTCACCTCGCCTGCTTCCTTCGAAAACGTCCGCGAGAAGTGGTTCCCCGAGGTCCGCCACCACTGCCCTGGCGTGCCCTGTTTGATTGTCGGTACCCAGGTGGATTTGAGGGACGACCCTAGTGTTCGAGAAAAGCTGTCAAAGCAAAAGATGCAACCAGTACGACGAGAGGATGGTGAACGAATGGCGAAGGACCTGGGTGCTGTCAAGTACGTTGAGTGCAGTGCTCTCACCCAGTATAAGCTCAAGGATGTATTTGACGAG GCTATCGTTGCAGCACTTGAGCCCCCTGCTCCTAAAAAGAAGTCACACAAGTGCCTCGTCCTATAA
- a CDS encoding acid phosphatase → MSTLEPRPPYSEAEIKNLYPPQLRLQLVQILLRHGERTPITARFTSTGLAPFWPYCSAARRLTSVILDPPATDSNVDPTDNPGLTALEWKRRLETFGPDDAPILATGRNGELDAICDMGMLTDRGRETTYNLGQRLRHLYVHQLRFLPENLAVDTDTAAIYLRATPIPRALESLQQAFYGLYPPSARASGLHPPTILTRSPADETLFPNDGNCRRFAALARAFAQRCADRWNDSEEMAYLTKRLGRWMPEEHPYVAVDSRPRLSGIMDTINATKAHGQATRLPKEFYDPEVKRIIEKIGVEEWYAGYKESEEYRTLGIGGLLGDVVSRMVGSAEHSTADGEYELAPNKKVSATTPQPVRFGMSGCHDTTLAATLASLGAFNEGAWPPFTSHVAIELFRHVNAGATPPPEAPKPTGLLSFFSMGSKGAPHAGLPPPGIGRKKTPDLTETEKERLKGHYVRLRYNDRPVTIPGCAPVGKHLDGDESFCTLEAFKEIVDKFTPKNWKQQCRANVRNPAFPSKPEPSGY, encoded by the exons ATGTCAACTCTCGAACCCCGACCTCCGTACTCGGAagctgagatcaagaacctttATCCGCCTCAATTACGTCTGCAACTCGTCCAGATCCTTCTCCGTCATGGCGAACGCACTCCTATCACCGCCCGCTTCACTTCCACAGGCCTTGCACCTTTCTGGCCATACTGCTCTGCAGCTCGTCGTTTAACCAGCGTCATTCTCGATCCTCCTGCCACCGACTCCAATGTCGATCCCACTGACAACCCAGGCCTTACTGCTCTCGAGTGGAAGCGCCGACTCGAGACCTTTGGACCTGACGATGCGCCCATCTTAGCCACTGGCCGCAATGGCGAGCTTGATGCTATCTGCGATATGGGCATGTTGACCGATCGTGGACGAGAAACAACATATAATCTTGGCCAGCGCCTGCGCCATCTCTACGTCCATCAGCTTCGCTTCTTGCCGGAAAACCTCGCGGTCGACACTGACACAGCTGCCATCTATCTCCGCGCTACACCCATACCCCGCgctctcgagtctcttcAGCAAGCCTTCTACGGCCTCTATCCTCCCTCAGCTCGGGCCTCTGGCCTTCATCCTCCTACAATCCTTACTCGATCACCTGCCGACGAAACCCTCTTCCCTAATGATGGCAACTGCCGACGCTTCGCTGCTCTCGCACGCGCTTTTGCTCAGCGCTGTGCTGATCGCTGGAATGACTCCGAAGAGATGGCATATTTGACAAAACGCCTCGGTCGCTGGATGCCTGAGGAACACCCATACGTTGCGGTGGACTCTCGGCCTCGCCTTAGTGGCATTATGGATACTATCAATGCTACAAAGGCCCACGGTCAAGCCACTCGGTTACCAAAAGAGTTCTACGATCCAGAAGTTAAGCGAatcattgagaagatcggCGTTGAGGAGTGGTATGCCGGATACAAAGAGAGTGAGGAGTACCGCACTTTAGGCATCGGTGgacttcttggagatgttgtcTCTCGTATGGTAGGTAGTGCTGAGCACTCTACTGCTGATGGCGAGTATGAGCTGGCTCCCAACAAGAAGGTATCTGCTACTACACCGCAGCCTGTACGATTTGGAATGAGCGGCTGCCATGATACCACTCTTGCTGCCACACTCGCCAGCCTCGGCGCCTTCAACGAAGGGGCCTGGCCGCCTTTCACAAGTCACGTTGCGATTGAACTATTCCGCCACGTCAATGCAGGCGCTACACCTCCTCCTGAAGCTCCTAAGCCAACTGGCCTCCTGTCTTTCTTCAGCATGGGTAGTAAAGGAGCCCCCCATGCTGGACTGCCACCCCCGGGCATCGGTCGCAAGAAGACTCCAGACCTCACAGAGACCGAAAAAGAGCGCCTGAAGGGTCACTATGTCCGTCTGCGCTACAATGACCGCCCGGTGACTATCCCTGGTTGTGCACCAGTAGGCAAGCAtctcgatggtgatgagtcCTTTTGCACTTTG GAAGCCTTCAAGGAGATTGTGGATAAGTTCACGCCCAAAAACTGGAAGCAACAGTGCCGTGCCAATGTAAGGAATCCAGCCTTTCCCTCTAAGCCCGAGCCATCGGGATATTAA
- a CDS encoding agmatinase codes for MKLLNVLALAGLATACSHDHDDKEWTKEELDELEQKWGYEWPFAGINTFAHLNHVKCLTEPTEPFDIAIVGAPFDTAVSYRPGARFGPRAIRSASARQTSMRGFNPRAGINPYQNWAKIVDCGDISITPIDNNIAREQMTQAFKQLGRRKTVSALAPKARLVTLGGDHSLALPALRALNEIHGKPIQVLHFDAHLDTWNPAAYPSWWGATQFTHGSMFWMANQEGLLSNSSSERSVHAGLRTRLSGNDFADNEDDTSQGWVRFTADDIDDLGTKGIIDGILKVLGTENPVYLSVDIDVLDPAFAPGTGTPEPGGWSTREFIRILRGLEGLNLVGADVVEVSPAYQNGGEETALAAAQVVYEIISSMVKRGLQDGGKEGNGGNAAAAKDEL; via the exons atgaagctccTGAACGTTCTCGCTTTGGCGGGCCTGGCCACAGCTTGCTcccatgatcatgatgataaGGAGTGGACGAaggaggaacttgatgagcttgagcagaAATGGGGTTATGAG TGGCCCTTTGCTGGCATCAACACATTCGCTCATCTCAATCATGTAAAGTGTCTCACTGAACCCACTGAGCCGTTCGATATTGCTATCGTCGGTGCTCCTTTCGACACAGCCGTGAGCTACCGCCCAGGAGCTCGTTTTGGCCCACGAGCAATTCGCTCTGCATCTGCTCGTCAGACATCCATGCGTGGATTCAACCCTCGAGCTGGTATCAACCCTTACCAGAACTGGGCTAAGATCGTGGACTGTGGTGATATCTCTATCACCCCCATTGACAACAATATTGCTCGTGAGCAGATGACCCAGGCTTTCAAGCAGCTTGGTCGCCGCAAGACGGTTTCAGCACTTGCGCCCAAGGCTCGACTGGTGACTCTGGGTGGTGATCACTCTCTGGCTCTCCCTGCTTTGAGAGCGTTGAACGAGATTCATGGGAAGCCTATCCAGGTCCTGCATTTCGATG CCCATCTCGATACTTGGAACCCAGCGGCCTATCCTTCCTGGTGGGGAGCCACCCAGTTTACCCATGGCTCCATGTTTTGGATGGCCAACCAGGAGGGTCTCCTTTCAAACTCTTCCTCTGAGCGCTCCGTTCACGCCGGCCTACGCACCAGGCTCTCAGGTAACGACTTTGCCGACAACGAGGATGACACATCCCAGGGCTGGGTCCGCTTCACAGCCGACGATATTGATGATCTCGGTACCAAGGGAATAATTGACGGTATCCTTAAAGTGCTTGGTACCGAAAACCCTGTGTATCTCTCTGTCGATATCGATGTTCTGGATCCCGCCTTTGCACCCGGCACCGGAACCCCTGAGCCCGGAGGTTGGTCTACCCGCGAGTTCATCCGCATTCTTCGCGGTCTTGAGGGACTGAACCTagttggtgctgatgttgtcgaggtgTCTCCTGCTTACCAGAATGGTGGTGAGGAGACCGCTCTGGCTGCTGCCCAGGTCGTGTATGAGATCATTAGCTCTATGGTCAAGAGAGGCCTTCAGGATGGTGGAAAGGAAGGCAATGGCGGcaatgctgctgctgctaagGATGAGTTGTGA
- a CDS encoding cell division control protein 42 codes for MAVVATIKCVVVGDGAVGKTCLLISYTTNKFPSEYVPTVFDNYAVTVMIGDEPYTLGLFDTAGQEDYDRLRPLSYPQTDVFLVCFSVTSPASFENVREKWFPEVRHHCPGVPCLIVGTQVDLRDDPSVREKLSKQKMQPVRREDGERMAKDLGAVKYVECSALTQYKLKDVFDEAIVAALEPPAPKKKSHKCLVL; via the exons ATGGCTGTTGTCGCAACTATCAA GTGCGTCGTCGTCGGTGACGGTGCTGTTGGAAAGACctgtcttctcatcagctacACAACAAACAAGTTTCCATCCGAATATGTCCCTACAGTCTTCGACAACTACGCAGTTACGGTTAT GATAGGAGATGAGCCGTACACTCTCGGGTTGTTCGATACcgctggtcaagaagattaTGACAGGCTGCGACCTCTTTCATATCCTCAGACCGATGTCTTCCTCGTCTGCTTTTCCGTCACCTCGCCTGCTTCCTTCGAAAACGTCCGCGAGAAGTGGTTCCCCGAGGTCCGCCACCACTGCCCTGGCGTGCCCTGTTTGATTGTCGGTACCCAGGTGGATTTGAGGGACGACCCTAGTGTTCGAGAAAAGCTGTCAAAGCAAAAGATGCAACCAGTACGACGAGAGGATGGTGAACGAATGGCGAAGGACCTGGGTGCTGTCAAGTACGTTGAGTGCAGTGCTCTCACCCAGTATAAGCTCAAGGATGTATTTGACGAG GCTATCGTTGCAGCACTTGAGCCCCCTGCTCCTAAAAAGAAGTCACACAAGTGCCTCGTCCTATAA
- a CDS encoding acid phosphatase — MSTLEPRPPYSEAEIKNLYPPQLRLQLVQILLRHGERTPITARFTSTGLAPFWPYCSAARRLTSVILDPPATDSNVDPTDNPGLTALEWKRRLETFGPDDAPILATGRNGELDAICDMGMLTDRGRETTYNLGQRLRHLYVHQLRFLPENLAVDTDTAAIYLRATPIPRALESLQQAFYGLYPPSARASGLHPPTILTRSPADETLFPNDGNCRRFAALARAFAQRCADRWNDSEEMAYLTKRLGRWMPEEHPYVAVDSRPRLSGIMDTINATKAHGQATRLPKEFYDPEVKRIIEKIGVEEWYAGYKESEEYRTLGIGGLLGDVVSRMVGSAEHSTADGEYELAPNKKVSATTPQPVRFGMSGCHDTTLAATLASLGAFNEGAWPPFTSHVAIELFRHVNAGATPPPEAPKPTGLLSFFSMGSKGAPHAGLPPPGIGRKKTPDLTETEKERLKGHYVRLRYNDRPVTIPGCAPVGKHLDGDESFCTLEAFKEIVDKFTPKNWKQQCRANHMGDNQDPTCLTMPQSWRLRAFTIKL, encoded by the exons ATGTCAACTCTCGAACCCCGACCTCCGTACTCGGAagctgagatcaagaacctttATCCGCCTCAATTACGTCTGCAACTCGTCCAGATCCTTCTCCGTCATGGCGAACGCACTCCTATCACCGCCCGCTTCACTTCCACAGGCCTTGCACCTTTCTGGCCATACTGCTCTGCAGCTCGTCGTTTAACCAGCGTCATTCTCGATCCTCCTGCCACCGACTCCAATGTCGATCCCACTGACAACCCAGGCCTTACTGCTCTCGAGTGGAAGCGCCGACTCGAGACCTTTGGACCTGACGATGCGCCCATCTTAGCCACTGGCCGCAATGGCGAGCTTGATGCTATCTGCGATATGGGCATGTTGACCGATCGTGGACGAGAAACAACATATAATCTTGGCCAGCGCCTGCGCCATCTCTACGTCCATCAGCTTCGCTTCTTGCCGGAAAACCTCGCGGTCGACACTGACACAGCTGCCATCTATCTCCGCGCTACACCCATACCCCGCgctctcgagtctcttcAGCAAGCCTTCTACGGCCTCTATCCTCCCTCAGCTCGGGCCTCTGGCCTTCATCCTCCTACAATCCTTACTCGATCACCTGCCGACGAAACCCTCTTCCCTAATGATGGCAACTGCCGACGCTTCGCTGCTCTCGCACGCGCTTTTGCTCAGCGCTGTGCTGATCGCTGGAATGACTCCGAAGAGATGGCATATTTGACAAAACGCCTCGGTCGCTGGATGCCTGAGGAACACCCATACGTTGCGGTGGACTCTCGGCCTCGCCTTAGTGGCATTATGGATACTATCAATGCTACAAAGGCCCACGGTCAAGCCACTCGGTTACCAAAAGAGTTCTACGATCCAGAAGTTAAGCGAatcattgagaagatcggCGTTGAGGAGTGGTATGCCGGATACAAAGAGAGTGAGGAGTACCGCACTTTAGGCATCGGTGgacttcttggagatgttgtcTCTCGTATGGTAGGTAGTGCTGAGCACTCTACTGCTGATGGCGAGTATGAGCTGGCTCCCAACAAGAAGGTATCTGCTACTACACCGCAGCCTGTACGATTTGGAATGAGCGGCTGCCATGATACCACTCTTGCTGCCACACTCGCCAGCCTCGGCGCCTTCAACGAAGGGGCCTGGCCGCCTTTCACAAGTCACGTTGCGATTGAACTATTCCGCCACGTCAATGCAGGCGCTACACCTCCTCCTGAAGCTCCTAAGCCAACTGGCCTCCTGTCTTTCTTCAGCATGGGTAGTAAAGGAGCCCCCCATGCTGGACTGCCACCCCCGGGCATCGGTCGCAAGAAGACTCCAGACCTCACAGAGACCGAAAAAGAGCGCCTGAAGGGTCACTATGTCCGTCTGCGCTACAATGACCGCCCGGTGACTATCCCTGGTTGTGCACCAGTAGGCAAGCAtctcgatggtgatgagtcCTTTTGCACTTTG GAAGCCTTCAAGGAGATTGTGGATAAGTTCACGCCCAAAAACTGGAAGCAACAGTGCCGTGCCAAT CACATGGGAGATAACCAAGATCCTACATGTTTGACAATGCCCCAGTCCTGGAGACTGCGTGCATTTACTATTAAGCTCTAA